From a single Solenopsis invicta isolate M01_SB chromosome 6, UNIL_Sinv_3.0, whole genome shotgun sequence genomic region:
- the LOC120358088 gene encoding uncharacterized protein LOC120358088, with protein sequence METEALDLFFDLRNFRTADRPETDKVACVRQTSPYIPANQGEGMCDVLRRNDPAQRRMSPGAQGDIPSASSMPSAFTYPSNTPYSRSYIRDALELVPKYDGHNIAVWQFARACKRAKESVPLLDEAHLVRSLRNKLTGHAYLAVEDEVHLTMDKFLDTLKRTFGSGRTANYYRGQLSIIHKKLAEHILDYIGRIKDLTTAIIEGDQTNFDRQLTESEIASIDALALESFYEGLPREYRVELRAEGYTNFADACAKVIIINKRLEREEAREKQARASRTNQNQSKNSANPQSNNNNNVNNNFGPSSGTPGSTEQKICSYCKRFGHLINECRTRHRQFFGKPNRGLGQRDIPRPRKSSSHPRGGRPPFYVIRNYTGDIPSVEFPSFCGPIAFMVDTGAHPNIIKKRCVHGDITINNQEILQLTGITENVVSTLGSIEAHILETPVKIHVVPDEFPMTQQGILDTSFFKEHDACIDYAQRNLTWHNCYFPFRKYETIVVPPRTNTGFVVLISNPEIKTGYIPRLKICEGVYAGDSLVTCINDKAYIRIISTLDHEIEVLIPTLRIEEVAQIADKLPTSTEIENTPLLNQNSPEDKNHKLLQSSKNNIINTTTNANNYINQTNVPINTNGDNSDDTNNTGDNAANTNTNTNNDESLSLTNPPNFYNASFECTSITQNTLLHAEGMRAQTGPFHKKESATALMGPSFSHKSSPSGIYSNPTLAPQSAPAPSLVPCRALSQEKAIHNINNSRAISIINTKEIAVTKNKKITRRNITITQSRTIKPNEKFENFELNNFKINPDRVSIILQSLRLEHLTSLEQEHIVTLVKNNSDRFYIPNDYLGQTHVVTHKITTTDDVPIHTKQYRFPPIHKDEINRQVNQLRSNDIIVPSNSPYNSPVWIVPKKSDSTGNKRWRMVIDYRRLNEKTIGDAYPLPNICDIMDQLGGSKYMSILDLISGFHQIPMDPADAHKTAFSTPHGHYEFSRMPFGLKNAPATFQRLMDQVLTGLQGVELFVYMDDIVVYASSLQEHEIKMNKLMDRLRSANLVLQPDKCEFLRREVAYLGHIIGENGVRPDPQKISAVQNFPVPKNIKYVRQFLGLAGYYRRFIPNFSKIANPLSNLLKKDVAFKWNDNTQEAFNTLKNCDVRN encoded by the exons ATGGAGACTGAAGCGCTCGATCTCTTCTTCGACCTAAGGAACTTCCGtacggcggaccggccagaaacGGACAAGGTAGCTTGCGTCCGGcaaacgtcgccttatatacccgcaAATCAAGGTGAGGGAATGTGCGACGTGTTGCGGCGGAACGATCCGGCGCAGAGGCGGATG TCTCCAGGAGCACAGGGAGATATTCCCTCCGCTTCGTCAATGCCAAGTGCATTTACCTATCCATCCAACACTCCGTACTCGCGATCGTACATAAGAGACGCACTCGAATTAGTGCCTAAATACGATGGGCACAATATCGCGGTTTGGCAATTTGCTCGTGCCTGTAAAAGAGCGAAAGAATCAGTCCCTCTTCTCGACGAGGCCCATCTCGTTCGCTCACTAAGAAACAAATTAACAGGACACGCCTACCTTGCCGTGGAGGATGAGGTTCACCTAACaatggataaatttttagacaccttgaagCGCACATTCGGTTCCGGTAGAACTGCTAATTATTACCGCGGTCAACTCAGCATTATTCACAAAAAGCTCGCCGAACATATACTAGACTACATCGGGCGTATCAAAGATTTGACAACTGCGATCATAGAAGGAGATCAAACAAATTTCGATCGTCAATTAACGGAAAGCGAAATAGCTTCAATCGATGCCCTTGCGTTAGAATCTTTTTACGAGGGATTGCCACGAGAATATCGGGTAGAACTTAGAGCCGAAGGCTATACTAATTTCGCAGACGCTTGtgctaaagtaattattattaataaacgattGGAGAGAGAGGAGGCTAGGGAAAAGCAAGCGCGTGCTTCGCGTACAAATCAAAATCAAAGTAAGAATTCAGCGAACCCGcaaagcaataataataataatgttaataataattttggtcCCTCTTCTGGAACTCCAGGTAGCACCGAACAGAAAATTTGTAGCTATTGTAAGCGTTTCGGGCACCTGATTAACGAATGTCGTACTCGACa CCGGCAATTTTTCGGAAAACCAAACAGAGGCCTCGGCCAACGGGACATCCCGAGGCCCAGGAAATCCTCGTCCCATCCTCGCGGTGGAAGACCGCCCTTCTACGTCATCAGGAATTACACCGGAGATATTCCCTCCGTCGAGTTCCCTTCTTTTTGCGGACCGATCGCCTTTATGGTGGACACCGGAGCACACCCTAATATCATTAAGAAAAGATGTGTTCACGGTGACATCACTATTAACAATCAAGAGATTTTACAACTAACAGGCATAACTGAAAATGTCGTTAGCACGCTAGGCTCTATCGAAGCCCATATATTAGAAACTCCAGTAAAAATTCACGTCGTGCCAGATGAATTTCCAATGACGCAACAAGGTATTCTAGACACGTCATTTTTCAAAGAACACGACGCCTGTATCGATTACGCACAAAGAAATCTGACTTGGCATAATTGCTATTTTCCGTTTAGGAAATATGAAACTATTGTTGTACCTCCGCGTACTAACACGGGATTTGTAGTTCTAATCTCAAACCCGGAAATTAAAACAGGGTATATTCCTCGTCTAAAAATTTGCGAAGGAGTATACGCCGGAGATTCGCTTGTAACTTGTATTAATGACAAGGCTTACATACGAATAATTAGTACGCTCGATCACGAGATCGAAGTTCTGATACCTACCCTGCGAATCGAAGAAGTCGCTCAAATTGCTGATAAATTACCGACCTCTACAGAGATCGAAAACACTCCATTATTAAACCAGAATTCTCCTGaagataaaaatcataaattattacaatcctctaaaaataacataattaatactaCTACTAATGCAAACAACTACATTAACCAAACAAATGTTCCTATTAATACTAATGGTGATAACAGTGACGATACAAATAACACTGGTGATAACGCCGCAAACACTAATACTAATACTAATAACGATGAATCGCTCTCTCTTACCAATCCTCCTAATTTCTACAATGCATCTTTCGAATGCACCTCTATTACTCAAAATACTCTACTCCATGCAGAAGGCATGCGAGCCCAGACGGGCCCCTTTCACAAAAAAGAAAGCGCGACTGCCCTCATGGGACCTTCTTTTTCTCACAAATCTAGCCCAAGCGGCATCTACTCTAATCCTACGCTGGCACCACAGAGTGCACCAGCTCCCTCCCTTGTGCCATGCAGAGCACTCTCACAAGAAAAAGCGAttcataacataaataatagtcgagcaatttctattataaatacaaaggaAATTGccgttactaaaaataaaaagattacgCGTAGAAATATCACCATCACTCAAAGTCGCACGATAAAACCCAAcgaaaaatttgagaattttgaattaaacaattttaaaataaatcctgatagagtatctataatattacaatcactCCGACTTGAACATTTGACTTCTCTCGAGCAGGAACACATTGTCACACTAGTTAAAAATAACTCAGATAGATTTTACATACCTAACGACTATCTCGGTCAAACTCATGTAGTAACGCATAAAATAACGACTACAGATGATGTACCAATACACACAAAACAGTATCGATTTCCTCCTATACATAAAGACGAGATAAATCGACAAGTAAACCAACTTCGCTCAAACGACATTATAGTACCTTCCAACTCTCCATATAATTCACCTGTTTGGATTGTGCCAAAGAAATCTGATTCAACGGGTAATAAAAGATGGCGAATGGTCATCGATTACAGACggttaaacgaaaaaacaaTCGGAGACGCGTATCCGTTACCAAACATCTGCGATATCATGGACCAACTCGGTGGTTCTAAATATATGTCGATACTCGATTTAATTAGCGGGTTCCACCAGATACCCATGGATCCCGCCGATGCGCATAAAACCGCATTTTCGACACCGCACGGGCATTATGAGTTCTCGCGAATGCCTTTCGGTTTGAAAAACGCCCCAGCCACTTTCCAGCGATTAATGGACCAAGTTTTAACTGGCTTACAAGGGGTCGAATTATTCGTGTACATGGACGATATCGTGGTATACGCGAGCTCGTTACAAgagcatgaaataaaaatgaataagttAATGGACCGTCTGCGATCCGCAAATCTAGTGCTTCAACCTGATAAATGTGAATTCCTCCGTCGCGAAGTGGCATATCTCGGTCACATAATCGGAGAAAATGGCGTACGCCCAGATCCGCAAAAAATTTCCGCAGTACAGAATTTTCCAGTTCCAAAGAATATAAAGTATGTTCGGCAATTCCTTGGATTAGCCGGCTATTACCGCCGCTTCATtccaaatttttcgaaaatcgcCAATCCGctatctaatttattaaagaaagatgTAGCTTTTAAATGGAACGATAATACGCAAGAAGCGTTTAATACTCTAAAAAATTGTGATGTAAGGAACTAA